A stretch of the Bdellovibrio sp. 22V genome encodes the following:
- a CDS encoding methyl-accepting chemotaxis protein, giving the protein MKKRSLNFKFMLVLSILIIGSIAIAGIGLSRMEQINAALNTIVHERSARVSLVKDIKALFYLQMMNERNFVLEENPQAMETVGALMQNRHNEMLQKVDKLYDISTEKGKEEMAHFKENYLAWWALSKEIQQLALHGEDQKAIQLSHQKGTALRKTGEEVINSTVERNEQRMVEDAQKAETDYSHAKLLMVLTSVVAILLGVTIGAVVLVSLSRAINSIIESLSSSSHQVSGASQQIATSAEQLSQATTEQASSLEETVATIEELSSMVRVNADNANQAAALSNSTSEVASRGENEIRHLVMSMSEISTDSKKIADIINVIDDIAFQTNLLALNAAVEAARAGEQGKGFAVVAEAVRALAQRSASAAKDITGLIHTSVERIERGSEQAERSGTVLSEIVTSVKKVTALNNEIAAASTEQSNGIAQISKAMNQLDQVTQVNAASSEEAAASAEELSAQAESMSQVISTLVEVIKGGGGSVEVKAPVAAFKTVTTKKAAPVLAATRKSSTNNEDLLPLESAS; this is encoded by the coding sequence ATGAAAAAAAGAAGCCTGAACTTTAAGTTCATGTTGGTGTTGTCTATTTTAATTATTGGATCAATTGCAATCGCAGGAATCGGTTTGAGCCGCATGGAGCAAATCAATGCCGCTTTAAACACGATCGTACACGAAAGAAGTGCGCGTGTTTCTTTGGTTAAAGATATCAAAGCGCTGTTTTACCTGCAGATGATGAATGAAAGAAACTTCGTGCTGGAAGAAAATCCTCAAGCCATGGAGACCGTGGGCGCTTTAATGCAAAATCGTCATAACGAAATGTTGCAGAAAGTAGATAAGCTCTACGATATCTCCACTGAAAAAGGCAAAGAGGAGATGGCGCACTTCAAGGAAAACTATTTAGCTTGGTGGGCTTTAAGCAAAGAGATCCAGCAGTTGGCTCTTCATGGTGAAGATCAAAAAGCAATTCAGCTGAGCCATCAAAAAGGGACGGCTCTGCGCAAAACCGGCGAAGAAGTGATCAACTCGACAGTCGAGCGTAATGAACAGCGCATGGTCGAAGACGCGCAAAAGGCAGAGACTGATTATTCCCATGCTAAACTGCTGATGGTTCTCACCAGCGTTGTGGCAATTCTTTTAGGTGTTACGATTGGTGCCGTGGTTTTGGTGTCCCTCAGCCGCGCGATCAACAGCATCATTGAAAGTTTGTCGAGCTCGTCTCACCAGGTGTCTGGGGCATCCCAGCAAATTGCCACTTCGGCAGAGCAATTGTCTCAAGCAACGACGGAGCAGGCTTCTTCGCTTGAAGAAACCGTGGCCACGATTGAAGAACTTTCTTCGATGGTGCGGGTGAATGCGGATAATGCCAATCAAGCGGCGGCGCTTTCCAATTCAACAAGTGAAGTTGCCAGCCGGGGCGAAAATGAAATCCGTCATTTGGTTATGTCTATGAGTGAAATCTCAACAGACTCTAAAAAAATCGCGGATATCATCAACGTGATTGATGACATCGCTTTCCAGACAAATCTTTTGGCGTTGAATGCAGCGGTGGAGGCGGCTCGCGCCGGAGAACAAGGAAAAGGTTTTGCTGTCGTCGCGGAGGCCGTCCGGGCCTTGGCGCAACGAAGTGCCTCAGCCGCGAAAGATATCACGGGTCTTATTCACACCAGTGTTGAAAGAATTGAACGTGGCAGCGAGCAGGCCGAGCGCAGCGGAACTGTTTTAAGCGAGATCGTAACGTCAGTGAAAAAAGTGACAGCTTTGAACAATGAAATTGCAGCAGCCAGCACGGAACAATCCAACGGTATCGCGCAAATCAGCAAGGCCATGAATCAATTGGACCAAGTCACGCAAGTGAATGCGGCTTCTTCCGAAGAGGCAGCGGCGTCCGCAGAAGAACTCTCCGCCCAAGCTGAAAGCATGAGCCAAGTGATTTCAACATTGGTGGAAGTGATCAAAGGCGGCGGCGGATCTGTCGAAGTGAAAGCCCCCGTCGCAGCTTTCAAGACCGTGACAACGAAAAAAGCCGCTCCCGTCTTAGCGGCAACGCGCAAGTCTTCTACAAACAATGAAGATTTATTACCTTTGGAATCTGCAAGCTAA
- a CDS encoding signal peptidase II: MKKREWLIVILPLLATWLLDRVTKLWATGITQLKSFGPVHFVLHHNHGAMLGLFSDLPSVLRIVSLSTGGAFLLCTYALIQYLLPIKSLTLRSGLSILIGGIIGNVTDRIIWGYVVDFIVVGTPSLSSPAFNVADALQWLGYGLIVYAIIREGELLWPENNVRKQYWVNMPFQLKYCFILMAVGLSLTLICLVFSYTYMRVTIQELVGNNAFLLNKFLVPYVITFIIICVAFCAILFAVGRLISHRIAGPLYAFERFLKTSLEGTSSPLKLRAGDEFKHLEELAEQINERLNQIKKERTVNVIEYSEDDSK; encoded by the coding sequence ATGAAAAAACGTGAATGGCTCATCGTGATTCTTCCTCTGTTGGCGACTTGGTTGCTCGACCGTGTTACCAAACTCTGGGCGACGGGAATTACACAGCTTAAGTCTTTTGGTCCGGTCCACTTCGTCCTGCATCACAATCACGGCGCTATGCTCGGTTTGTTTTCAGATCTTCCTTCCGTGTTGCGTATCGTGTCTTTATCGACCGGCGGGGCTTTTCTTCTTTGCACCTATGCGTTGATTCAATATCTTCTGCCTATCAAGTCACTGACTTTGCGTTCGGGCCTTTCTATCTTGATCGGCGGTATTATCGGGAACGTCACGGACCGTATCATTTGGGGTTACGTCGTTGATTTTATCGTTGTCGGGACTCCCTCCCTTTCCAGTCCGGCTTTCAACGTCGCCGATGCTTTGCAGTGGTTGGGTTACGGCTTGATCGTTTACGCAATCATTCGTGAGGGCGAGTTGTTGTGGCCTGAAAACAACGTGCGCAAGCAATATTGGGTCAATATGCCCTTTCAGCTGAAATATTGTTTTATTCTGATGGCTGTGGGTTTAAGTCTGACGCTGATCTGCTTGGTGTTCTCATACACCTATATGCGTGTGACGATTCAGGAGCTTGTGGGCAATAACGCCTTTTTGCTGAACAAGTTTCTTGTTCCGTACGTTATTACTTTCATTATTATTTGCGTCGCTTTCTGCGCGATTCTCTTTGCGGTCGGACGTCTGATTTCCCATCGTATCGCGGGGCCGCTTTATGCCTTTGAAAGATTTTTGAAAACATCTTTGGAAGGCACTTCGTCTCCGTTGAAGTTGCGCGCTGGCGATGAATTCAAACATCTTGAAGAACTCGCTGAACAAATCAACGAACGCCTTAATCAAATCAAAAAAGAACGTACCGTCAACGTTATCGAATACAGCGAAGACGATTCCAAATAA
- the dacB gene encoding D-alanyl-D-alanine carboxypeptidase/D-alanyl-D-alanine-endopeptidase encodes MKFLARFLLLFLFVSMSAYAEEKLADVQTIQKEFQALAKKYGVDNKDLGIYATVGEGEDMKILLDVNGAKLMVPASISKIATASAVLAHFPPGHKFKTQLLSSGAIKNGVLKGNLYLKGGGDPSFVSENMWFLVNAFTRNKITKIEGDIIVDDSLFDKVRYDVSRQKERVDRAYDAPAGAMSFNWNSVNIFVRPNGKGNGADVFIDPENEYIRLVNKAKTVGGSANNLLADRQDDKKFPGDVIHVGGSIGQGVKEVVVFKNITQPDLWAGYNLKAFLAQRGIQLTGGVKNGVTAEKAEVLAESESKPIEQMVADMNKFSNNYVAEMLTKNLGAVKKTKGASLADGMLVLNEHMQSLGLPADQYRLESPSGLTRENKLSSFAMWKVLQHLRDDFRVQPEFLTSLPIAGVDGTLKKRMKNSPAERWVRAKTGFLTNVVSLAGYAGLEDGRVITFSFVYNGSTDETKIRAFFDNLLIYLVK; translated from the coding sequence GTGAAATTTCTAGCACGATTCCTTCTGTTGTTCCTTTTTGTTTCAATGAGCGCTTATGCAGAGGAAAAACTCGCCGACGTTCAAACCATTCAAAAAGAATTTCAAGCATTGGCGAAAAAATACGGTGTTGATAATAAAGACCTCGGGATTTACGCAACCGTGGGTGAAGGCGAGGACATGAAAATCCTCCTGGACGTAAACGGAGCGAAGTTGATGGTGCCGGCCTCTATTTCAAAAATCGCGACAGCGTCGGCGGTCTTGGCGCATTTTCCTCCGGGCCATAAATTCAAAACACAGCTGCTTTCCAGCGGCGCTATTAAAAACGGCGTTCTCAAAGGAAATCTGTATCTGAAAGGCGGCGGCGATCCGTCTTTTGTTTCTGAAAACATGTGGTTTTTGGTCAACGCTTTCACGCGCAACAAAATCACCAAGATCGAAGGCGATATCATCGTGGATGATTCTCTTTTTGATAAAGTGCGCTACGACGTCAGCCGGCAGAAGGAACGCGTCGATCGCGCTTATGATGCTCCGGCCGGCGCGATGAGTTTTAACTGGAACTCCGTAAATATTTTTGTGCGCCCGAATGGCAAGGGCAATGGCGCAGATGTTTTTATTGATCCTGAAAACGAGTACATCCGTTTGGTCAACAAAGCGAAAACAGTCGGCGGAAGTGCTAACAATCTTCTCGCTGACAGACAAGACGATAAAAAATTTCCCGGCGACGTCATTCATGTCGGTGGCAGCATCGGCCAAGGGGTTAAAGAAGTCGTGGTCTTTAAGAACATCACGCAACCAGACCTTTGGGCAGGTTATAATCTGAAAGCGTTTTTAGCGCAAAGAGGAATTCAACTCACCGGCGGAGTCAAAAACGGTGTCACAGCAGAGAAGGCCGAGGTGCTTGCGGAATCAGAAAGCAAGCCGATCGAGCAGATGGTCGCCGACATGAATAAGTTTTCCAACAACTACGTCGCGGAAATGCTGACAAAGAATTTGGGAGCCGTGAAAAAAACAAAAGGTGCCAGTCTCGCCGACGGGATGTTGGTCCTCAATGAGCATATGCAAAGCTTGGGTCTTCCGGCGGATCAGTATCGATTGGAATCACCGTCTGGTTTGACACGTGAAAATAAACTGTCTTCTTTTGCGATGTGGAAAGTGTTGCAGCATTTGCGCGACGATTTCCGAGTCCAGCCCGAATTTCTCACATCCTTGCCCATCGCGGGAGTTGATGGCACGCTCAAAAAACGCATGAAGAACTCGCCCGCAGAGCGTTGGGTGCGTGCAAAAACGGGATTCCTCACAAACGTCGTGTCTCTTGCGGGATACGCGGGCTTGGAGGATGGACGTGTGATCACATTTTCATTTGTTTACAACGGTTCTACAGATGAAACAAAGATTCGCGCGTTTTTTGATAATTTGCTTATCTATCTTGTAAAATAA
- a CDS encoding lytic transglycosylase domain-containing protein, with translation MKKLGVSLLYAVLAMAPVAGAQEDIASQVVPQVLGRSPEESRPWRSPSFANQPSALGYHEAAFSIPKGMEKQVQFWVDIYTKYSTEHGVIHDAENVEKVYEVVDLKGLKTEREKQKRVDEVKKVIAEKLSKEEADRLRFQLGQKDRMQDAIFYSGRYLEDMEQIFRDAKVPVELTRLAFVESSFNIMARSKVGASGIWQIMPYTARPYKMISPVVDKRNHPLEATKLAAKLLRNNYNMLESWPLAVTGYNHGPTGVMKMTKSYETRELSELVQNVRSRKSFGFASRNFYASFLAALEVERNANKYFGAVLWSKPLNAQELKLPVSVKYKEIVSWFDGDDSKAQIFNPHLTYKARKGMPIPAKTVISVPKDKYNIALISLARRDRTVAMEDKKSR, from the coding sequence ATGAAGAAACTAGGTGTCTCATTATTATACGCAGTACTTGCTATGGCTCCGGTTGCGGGAGCTCAAGAAGATATCGCCTCGCAAGTGGTGCCACAAGTTTTAGGAAGAAGCCCGGAAGAAAGCCGCCCATGGCGTTCTCCTAGCTTTGCCAATCAGCCTTCTGCTTTGGGTTATCACGAAGCAGCGTTTTCTATTCCTAAAGGCATGGAAAAGCAGGTTCAGTTCTGGGTGGATATTTATACTAAATATTCCACTGAGCATGGCGTGATCCATGACGCTGAAAACGTCGAAAAAGTTTATGAAGTCGTCGACCTTAAAGGTTTGAAAACGGAACGCGAAAAGCAAAAAAGAGTCGATGAAGTTAAAAAGGTCATCGCCGAGAAGCTTTCAAAAGAAGAAGCCGATCGTTTGCGTTTTCAATTAGGTCAAAAAGATCGTATGCAGGATGCGATCTTTTATTCAGGTCGCTATCTTGAAGACATGGAACAAATCTTCCGTGACGCGAAAGTGCCAGTAGAGTTGACTCGCCTGGCTTTCGTGGAAAGTTCTTTCAATATCATGGCGCGTTCTAAAGTCGGCGCGAGTGGTATCTGGCAAATCATGCCGTACACGGCAAGACCTTATAAAATGATTTCTCCGGTGGTTGATAAACGCAATCATCCGTTGGAAGCGACAAAACTGGCAGCGAAACTTTTGCGCAATAACTACAACATGCTCGAGTCTTGGCCTTTGGCGGTCACAGGTTACAACCACGGACCGACAGGTGTTATGAAGATGACGAAAAGTTACGAGACTCGCGAACTTAGTGAGCTTGTGCAAAACGTTCGTTCGCGCAAAAGCTTCGGATTTGCCTCCCGCAACTTCTATGCAAGTTTCTTGGCGGCATTGGAAGTAGAAAGAAATGCGAACAAATACTTTGGCGCAGTTTTGTGGTCAAAGCCTTTGAATGCGCAAGAGTTGAAACTTCCTGTATCCGTAAAATACAAAGAGATTGTAAGCTGGTTTGACGGCGACGATTCAAAAGCGCAGATCTTCAATCCGCATTTGACTTACAAAGCACGCAAAGGAATGCCGATCCCTGCAAAAACGGTGATCTCGGTTCCTAAAGATAAATACAACATCGCTTTGATTTCATTGGCGCGCCGTGATCGTACGGTGGCAATGGAAGATAAAAAGAGCCGATAA
- a CDS encoding TetR/AcrR family transcriptional regulator, with protein MKFLIMTQSAEEKDKAKKTKIIVKAPTQERSRQTVATILDACSRLLISEGFYAITTDKIAKEAGVSIGSLYQFFGNKESVVQAVVKNIIEEDKRIISERMRAISPLPPPERVKAMIELAVDTIRRNSELRAKLTTIQYYVADAAYISDSIRFYQEVVRYNLPQLPGRDMDKVSYLVVNAFIGLVNTMSIDKPNYIHDNTVVQEITQLFFKYLDMDALETPTTSAGAVRQNKGDFI; from the coding sequence ATGAAATTTTTAATCATGACTCAGTCTGCAGAAGAAAAAGACAAAGCTAAAAAGACAAAAATTATCGTAAAAGCTCCGACTCAAGAGCGTTCTCGCCAAACGGTGGCAACGATCTTGGATGCTTGTTCTCGCTTGCTCATTTCTGAAGGCTTTTATGCCATCACGACTGATAAAATTGCTAAAGAGGCTGGCGTTAGTATCGGTTCTCTTTATCAATTCTTTGGCAACAAAGAGTCCGTTGTTCAAGCTGTCGTAAAAAACATTATTGAAGAAGATAAACGCATCATCAGCGAAAGAATGCGCGCTATTTCACCGCTTCCTCCTCCGGAAAGAGTGAAAGCCATGATCGAGTTGGCAGTGGACACTATCCGCCGTAACTCTGAACTTCGAGCAAAGCTGACAACGATCCAGTACTACGTCGCTGATGCCGCTTATATTTCAGACTCCATTCGCTTTTACCAAGAAGTTGTACGCTACAATCTGCCACAGCTTCCAGGCCGCGATATGGATAAGGTTTCTTACCTTGTAGTAAATGCTTTCATCGGTCTTGTGAATACAATGTCGATTGATAAGCCGAACTACATCCATGACAACACCGTCGTGCAAGAAATCACTCAATTATTCTTTAAATACCTTGATATGGACGCTTTGGAAACACCGACCACCTCGGCTGGGGCCGTTCGCCAAAACAAGGGTGATTTTATTTAA
- a CDS encoding hemagglutinin, translating into MFRTSTLRISKVHLLAHLFAVVSSFVLSACSLNLNVEDIGPSETLFTAKPFPYTNQTDAIFKFAVESRTPVSYKCSLDEEQWRDCTSPEAFTNLASGPHAFKVLVIEETSKKSSESSVKWTVDTDAPTLTVTQVPDALNNDITATFQFAATDTLSPLSDYQCQHTSSSSPTASFVPCASSVPLVGLTEGTHTYKIRATDAAGNVSAEHSHTWVVDLTPPTLQLTAKPAAATTSASAVFNFTHTETGGGVFAGYECQLDGGIRTSCTSGVSFSSLSQGAHSFTLYASDTAGNNSTPITYHWIVDAGAPVLTSFSIANGAPTIGFAYTTTQIVATPSYSAITSMRFSEMADFSDTTWVPFSSAGTVTLKNPAGLKTIYAQVRNAAGTVSNILSDTVTLDLGNPPVVFLTSPVAGAVHAPGDTMTIAWSCSPGAGPIPLAANPIKAIRYTVDDGITYHTIAENRPNNVSATTGDYSWVLPAQTPSGQTLSPTKPMKILVSCSSEAGVLTSAISEAINSQWKVLIGEPGNLNEGIHINAADLTANASGTFGFFADSQNKMYFTKFHGIMTVNQETGLISPWIGDTYNPSCNPAQAKFINPIILDINNADEMLLFSFDCSAMARVRISDKAILWSKQLPTIKYDSAVLNKQQQPALRYVKTDHILYFSNEAFWMVDLNSADKNPVKVFGTPGACGTLGTIDTMADVSPIPCPTSDLYMTLLRPDLNKFWIQINGKTIEFQRQGSYGKYKIAQDSMTTGTWGSFYTRCLQLSSQANKIYCMRAQYEGSNLAFFDLTTETWSTSFALNKHYKNMPSHYSLGAAKDFIYAFSVTTNELYKVVDDGGVFTSSFVAGVPFFTYGNGSDPTKTAFTPISSISYDSVTKNIYLRGPRHLRRLHIDTATPGGPKIDTISTGYHPTAGNSSAYASLTVSETGLAAFSQIAGVPANLWNSYNISAWSPATTEYNMPVGPAFYTATSTATSFPSPSVGEFNTTNTTLNLRSLRKIGTFLPNGKLYFYGSSGLLDESDLWIFESDSLSGKIKPVAGGAGPVNYVSTDHGNSAWGAYLSDIYGMQPNADGDLLIFDGWRLRKVTVTTEALTPKIYDEINFLTLAGKPNVARWVHAVHDNVTGWSYFAAANNTALGQTAQVWAAHPQQGFVELSTEGWLLPQEGTTARSINLAVTPLGLLLLDTNKKRILTTPLLPAPPP; encoded by the coding sequence ATGTTTAGAACAAGTACGTTACGCATTTCTAAAGTTCATCTTCTGGCACATCTTTTTGCTGTCGTGTCCAGCTTCGTTCTTTCCGCTTGCTCGTTGAATCTTAACGTTGAAGACATCGGACCTTCTGAGACTCTTTTTACGGCAAAGCCCTTTCCTTATACTAATCAGACCGATGCCATTTTTAAATTCGCGGTAGAATCGCGAACTCCCGTCAGTTACAAATGCTCCTTGGATGAAGAGCAATGGCGTGATTGCACAAGTCCTGAAGCTTTCACCAACCTGGCATCCGGGCCGCACGCTTTCAAAGTTCTCGTCATCGAAGAAACTTCAAAGAAATCCAGCGAATCTTCCGTAAAATGGACTGTGGATACCGATGCCCCTACTCTGACTGTGACTCAGGTTCCGGATGCTCTCAACAACGATATCACGGCGACCTTCCAATTTGCCGCGACGGACACGCTGTCGCCTTTGAGCGATTATCAATGCCAACACACGAGCTCCTCCTCACCAACAGCTTCATTTGTACCTTGTGCTTCTTCAGTTCCCCTCGTGGGGCTCACGGAGGGAACACACACTTATAAAATTCGCGCGACCGATGCTGCCGGCAATGTTTCTGCAGAACATAGCCACACGTGGGTCGTCGATCTGACGCCTCCGACTTTGCAACTGACAGCCAAACCTGCGGCGGCAACTACAAGTGCGTCCGCGGTATTTAATTTTACTCACACGGAAACAGGCGGTGGCGTCTTTGCGGGTTATGAATGCCAGCTCGATGGTGGAATTAGAACTTCTTGCACTAGCGGCGTTTCATTTTCCTCTCTGTCACAAGGAGCTCACAGCTTCACGCTGTATGCGAGTGACACCGCCGGGAACAACAGCACGCCGATTACTTATCACTGGATTGTGGATGCGGGCGCTCCGGTTTTGACGTCTTTTTCAATCGCTAACGGTGCACCGACAATTGGCTTTGCTTACACGACAACTCAAATCGTAGCGACCCCTTCGTATTCCGCCATAACCAGCATGCGTTTTTCTGAGATGGCGGATTTCTCTGACACCACGTGGGTGCCTTTTTCTTCTGCGGGCACAGTCACTTTGAAGAATCCAGCGGGCCTAAAAACAATTTATGCACAAGTTCGCAATGCCGCAGGGACCGTGAGCAACATTCTTTCCGATACGGTCACACTTGATCTGGGAAATCCTCCCGTAGTGTTTCTAACGTCACCGGTAGCTGGTGCGGTTCATGCTCCCGGCGATACGATGACGATCGCCTGGTCTTGCAGTCCTGGAGCAGGCCCGATTCCTTTAGCGGCAAATCCGATCAAGGCCATTCGTTACACTGTTGATGATGGCATCACCTACCACACCATTGCGGAAAATCGTCCCAACAATGTGAGCGCGACAACCGGCGATTACAGCTGGGTGCTTCCGGCACAAACTCCATCGGGCCAAACACTGTCGCCGACGAAGCCTATGAAGATTCTTGTATCTTGTAGTTCAGAGGCCGGTGTCTTAACCAGCGCCATTTCCGAGGCCATCAACTCGCAATGGAAAGTCCTGATTGGCGAGCCTGGCAATTTGAACGAAGGCATTCATATCAATGCAGCGGACCTGACTGCGAATGCAAGCGGGACATTTGGTTTTTTTGCAGACTCGCAGAACAAAATGTACTTCACCAAGTTTCACGGCATCATGACGGTCAATCAAGAAACCGGTCTGATTTCACCGTGGATCGGCGACACCTATAATCCCTCTTGCAACCCGGCTCAGGCGAAATTTATCAATCCTATCATTCTTGACATCAATAACGCTGATGAAATGCTGCTTTTTAGTTTCGACTGCTCGGCTATGGCCCGCGTCCGTATTTCTGACAAAGCGATTTTGTGGAGCAAACAGCTTCCGACGATCAAATACGACAGTGCTGTACTTAACAAACAACAACAGCCGGCACTTCGCTATGTCAAAACGGATCACATTCTGTATTTTTCGAATGAAGCTTTTTGGATGGTAGATCTTAACTCTGCCGACAAGAACCCTGTGAAAGTTTTCGGAACGCCGGGAGCCTGCGGAACTTTGGGGACAATCGATACGATGGCCGATGTTTCGCCGATTCCTTGTCCTACGAGTGATCTATATATGACGTTGCTAAGACCGGATCTGAATAAGTTCTGGATTCAGATCAATGGCAAGACCATCGAGTTTCAACGCCAAGGCTCTTACGGCAAATACAAAATCGCGCAAGACAGTATGACGACAGGCACCTGGGGTTCATTTTATACGCGTTGCCTGCAGCTTTCTTCGCAGGCGAATAAAATCTATTGCATGCGCGCCCAATACGAAGGCAGCAATCTGGCGTTCTTCGATTTGACGACAGAGACGTGGTCCACGAGTTTTGCTTTGAACAAACACTACAAGAACATGCCAAGCCACTATTCGTTAGGGGCAGCTAAAGATTTCATTTATGCTTTTTCCGTGACGACCAATGAGCTTTACAAGGTCGTCGATGACGGCGGTGTCTTCACCAGCTCCTTCGTCGCCGGCGTGCCGTTTTTTACTTATGGTAACGGAAGTGACCCGACAAAGACCGCCTTCACGCCGATTTCGAGTATCAGTTATGACTCTGTCACGAAAAATATTTACCTTCGCGGCCCTCGTCATCTTCGCCGTCTGCATATTGATACGGCAACTCCCGGCGGCCCAAAGATTGATACGATTTCTACAGGCTATCACCCTACGGCGGGAAACAGTTCCGCTTACGCTTCACTGACAGTCTCTGAAACAGGCCTTGCTGCTTTTTCGCAGATCGCAGGCGTTCCCGCGAATCTTTGGAACTCCTATAATATTTCGGCCTGGAGTCCCGCCACCACCGAATACAATATGCCCGTGGGGCCGGCGTTTTATACAGCAACCTCGACGGCGACAAGCTTTCCTTCACCCAGTGTCGGGGAATTTAATACAACGAATACGACTTTAAACTTACGTTCGCTTCGTAAAATCGGGACGTTTCTTCCGAATGGGAAACTTTATTTTTATGGTTCTTCGGGGCTGCTGGACGAATCTGATTTGTGGATTTTTGAATCGGATTCCTTATCTGGAAAGATCAAGCCTGTTGCCGGAGGAGCCGGTCCCGTTAATTATGTTTCAACCGATCATGGCAACTCTGCGTGGGGAGCTTACCTCAGCGACATTTATGGAATGCAACCCAATGCCGACGGCGATCTTTTGATCTTTGATGGTTGGCGCTTGCGCAAAGTCACTGTGACTACGGAAGCCCTCACGCCGAAAATATATGATGAAATCAATTTTCTGACTTTAGCAGGTAAACCCAACGTCGCTCGCTGGGTTCATGCTGTTCATGATAACGTCACCGGGTGGAGTTACTTTGCTGCCGCTAACAACACCGCTTTGGGACAAACGGCTCAGGTCTGGGCGGCTCATCCACAGCAAGGTTTTGTAGAACTTTCTACAGAAGGTTGGCTGTTGCCTCAGGAAGGTACCACAGCTCGCTCTATAAACCTTGCCGTCACTCCCTTGGGGCTTCTTCTTTTGGACACCAATAAGAAACGCATTCTGACAACACCGCTATTGCCGGCACCACCTCCTTAA
- a CDS encoding M14 family metallopeptidase, producing the protein MKITKWVALAGFMALGVLPFHNANSVDSTQYWMKLRAKDKFERSLIANTGVAIETTREDFVTALGSLEEMNELQELGLVEVSFPMTAEMDFPAKDSAYHNYAEMTDKLRALTNQYANISQMSSIGKTVEGRDIWAVRISGNLAQAETLPAVIFMGGHHAREHLSIELPLYYIEYLLKEYTSGNPRVQRLVNTRDIHMIPVVNPDGAEYDISTGSYKSWRKNRTRNSNGTYGVDLNRNYSYGWGGGGASTNPSSDTYRGPQAFSEPETQAIKKYVESHENITILLSFHTFSQLILYPWGHVYEGISNTRDKQVHEVMARKMAEWNGYTPQQSSELYIASGDTTDWSYGDHKIISFTFELDPANSGWGSGGFYPGADVIPEVQRKNLEPVLYLIDHADNPYRVLEQGNGPIFRP; encoded by the coding sequence ATGAAAATCACTAAATGGGTGGCGCTCGCAGGCTTTATGGCCTTGGGAGTTCTGCCGTTTCACAATGCCAACTCGGTCGATAGCACGCAATACTGGATGAAACTTCGTGCGAAGGACAAGTTCGAAAGATCGTTGATCGCTAATACGGGTGTCGCGATTGAAACCACTCGCGAAGACTTCGTCACGGCGCTGGGTTCTTTGGAAGAAATGAACGAACTGCAAGAGCTGGGCTTGGTTGAAGTCAGCTTCCCGATGACGGCGGAAATGGATTTTCCCGCGAAGGATTCGGCTTATCACAACTACGCTGAAATGACGGACAAGCTTCGCGCTTTGACAAACCAATACGCGAACATTTCGCAAATGTCTTCGATCGGCAAAACCGTGGAAGGCCGCGACATCTGGGCGGTTCGTATCTCTGGAAACTTGGCGCAAGCAGAGACTTTGCCAGCGGTGATTTTCATGGGCGGACATCATGCTCGCGAACACTTGTCGATTGAGCTTCCGCTTTACTACATCGAATATCTTTTGAAAGAATACACAAGCGGCAATCCCCGCGTTCAACGCCTGGTTAACACTCGTGACATTCACATGATTCCAGTCGTGAATCCTGACGGCGCGGAGTACGATATTTCGACAGGCAGTTATAAATCGTGGAGAAAAAATCGCACCCGTAACAGCAATGGAACTTACGGTGTCGACTTGAACCGCAATTACTCGTACGGCTGGGGCGGCGGCGGCGCAAGCACAAACCCTAGCAGCGACACTTACCGCGGACCTCAAGCTTTCAGTGAGCCTGAAACTCAGGCCATTAAAAAGTATGTGGAAAGCCACGAAAATATCACCATCCTTCTGTCCTTCCACACGTTCTCCCAATTGATTCTGTATCCATGGGGTCATGTGTATGAAGGCATCTCCAACACTCGTGATAAACAAGTCCACGAAGTGATGGCGCGCAAAATGGCTGAGTGGAACGGTTACACTCCACAACAGTCCTCTGAACTTTACATTGCCAGCGGTGATACCACAGATTGGTCTTACGGAGATCATAAAATCATCTCTTTCACTTTCGAACTTGATCCCGCAAATAGCGGCTGGGGATCAGGCGGTTTCTATCCCGGCGCGGATGTGATTCCGGAAGTGCAAAGAAAGAATTTAGAGCCGGTGCTTTACTTGATCGACCACGCAGACAATCCCTATCGCGTGTTAGAACAAGGAAACGGACCGATCTTTAGACCTTAA